Proteins from a genomic interval of Neodiprion lecontei isolate iyNeoLeco1 chromosome 2, iyNeoLeco1.1, whole genome shotgun sequence:
- the LOC107224818 gene encoding CCR4-NOT transcription complex subunit 1 isoform X2, whose translation MNLDSLSFTLSQISYLVANLNKKNFRESAQEISVLVQWKGLEADRHLLRCLFSHVNFSTGEQPEPNAKDYYQAQLLTQECINLLSKPSFISNLCYAIDRPLHQQKSLNPSSKFFLNLRKVLKLTSVQEVAFAIALLHSENPDIQTLALEHIKKQLPELIKNYINSEISNKHHEGGLHDSSPEVLHLILSQAFHEPNQFGLPIEAKEKFLKNLRRDFPRELVPVVLAPLLYPGDGEIPQAAIELNMASNPMDGNALVEMIMELGYGFTSSVDECRSALAGLGAREITPTAAARVLSLMARTCSGLDDAGGLQSFWGGSGGNQDSSKEKSSDGSTPTTWNVEVFIQTLKDLQSTLSWNEIIVKLDHTDFIIKDRQGLNLLITGLRLGLQHLGYPLDMFPVELFYRHWDNVEGQFSLVQQVLKNPDIFCFADYPYHSVTVDVLKAAPEGDSKEAGTWRSLNVVELLLHMAERGLYGAVQETFKWPIQHCPDVLVLALLQINPPLTILRQELLSTLMPIFLGNHPNSAVILHHAWHANNIPIKPIIMHAMAEWYLRGEYDQTRLSRILDVAQDLKALSMLLNAQSFPFVIDLACLASRREYLKLEKWLTDKIRDHGELFVAACVKFLQRRCPHIMGPTMKEDPSTPKATQLPQETLNTILACLQVCAGNVSQDCSDAIMTMVQNCNLMLSKASLSRPPPVIRHRALEPFNPATLGGQLFSSSQVDPLGNLSSSLASMGLSSSLGPPSSSAFNLPGALGPLVSAPGSPSRLMGPSPSPFPLMPLSAQLHAGPVGTQGPSVVPGGTTIAGLSRLGPPSGIEKARLPETSNLFPDMSQNVSKEIEDEANSYFQRIYNHPPHPTLSIDEVLEMLKKFQDSGSKRERDVFNCMLRNLFEEYRFFPQYPDKELHITAQLFGGIIERGLVNTYVALGLALRCVLDALRKPEASKMYYFGIAALDRFKSRLKEYQKYCEHVRAIQHFSEFPPHLIEYVEYGLQGQEPPTRPQGQVLPKSIAAMLAPATIPYKTITTTTVTTTTTQAKPSTTPTTSLSARPSIANATNIDTLLVATDKEEKITAPPESLQDKTAFIFNNLSQLNLQQKCDEIREIVTEEYWPWMAQYLVMKRASIELNFHALYSNFLDCLKVPDVNKMVTRETFRNIKVLLRSDKGIANFSDRSLLKNLGHWLGMLTLGRNNPIFHIDIDLKSLLVEAYHKGQQELLYVVPFVAKVLESCAKSRVFRPPNPWTMAIMNVLAELHQEPDLKLNLKFEIEVLCKNLSIDVSELKPAIYLKDPEKLRNLEYQLSHPNKKPEVAANPLPPQPPAEELVRPTTTGTVVPQQAPPVNTTPSLPTSPPEPRFNYMDISVTGIASQHITINNQLPLFQAHPHLKQFVRSAVERAIQEWIHPVVDRSIKIALTTSEQIVRKDFALDPEEIRMRTAARHMVRNLTAGMAMITCREQVLTSISTNLKQSFVAALMGTTPQQKELAEQAASIVAADNMELACAFVQKTAIEKAIPEMDKRLLNEIELRKIARQEGRRYCDPLAKYQAERMPEQIRLKVGGVTPQQMAVYEEFARNIPGFLPLSERDTQALFMPKPVTEPAATAFAANPAVAVATPQQVAAYAAAVNNDEVGAMLEKLATEVDLLLAAMGPGVPPPQHAALHALLDSIILTRRSRDTGAAMALLKKAVEGLLDGPTISTGVNDGEIMLRYRELHLRILKCLQDPRAYGMQWTNKHVTRCLTECREEFRYNFEAVDYLIRSHLLNLPQFDYALAQAMDAGAAMATAFAMQLVQLYLIDERQTTHVTESDLFNTIEILARMAHHRAPPEGISIFRLTSLIESLRANHDPAVLADRAPAGPTAHIHSGILQVRTRDFDDPPGLMEKTEYLLREWVSMHHNPTHARDPTKAFGMFVHQMNIHGILKTDDLITRFFKLSTQMCVDLCYRALGEPNAAPSVVRAKCFHTLDAFVRLVALLVKHSGDTANTHTKINLLNKVLGIVAGVLLQDHEMRGTDFQQLPYHRIFVMLFLELCAPEPVLEAVNYQVLTAFCHTLHILRPAKASGFCYAWLELVSHRVFIGRMLAITPQQKCWGMYAQLLIDLFKYLAPYLRNAELAKPVTLLYKGTLRVLLVLLHDFPEFLCDYHYGFCDVIPPNCIQMRNLILSAFPRNMRLPDPFTPNLKVDMLQEIAHAPRVLSNFASMIQPLSFKKELDSYLKARAPVTFLSELRSNLQVSQEAGMRYNIQLMNALVLYVGTQAIAFIRSKGHTPNMSTIAHAAHMDIFQNLAVDLDTEGRYLFLNAIANQLRYPNSHTHYFSCTLLYLFAEANTEAIQEQITRVLLERLIVNRPHPWGLLITFIELIKNPTYNFWKHEFVHCAPEIEKLFESVARSCMVQKQVQPPPEPEIPE comes from the exons ATGAACCTGGACTCGTTGTCTTTTACTTTGTCACAAATCAGTTATTTGGTTGCAAATttgaacaagaaaaattttcgagaaagcGCTCAGGAAATATCAGTT TTGGTGCAGTGGAAGGGTCTGGAGGCGGACAGACACTTGCTGCGCTGTTTGTTCTCACATGTCAACTTTTCAACGGGAGAGCAGCCAGAGCCCAACGCAAAAGATTATTATCAAGCTCAGTTGCTCACCCAAGAGTGCATTAATCTTCTCAGCAAGCCGTCCTTCATATCAAACCTCTGTTACGCCATTGATCGCCCCTTACATCAACAAAAA agcttaaatccatcatcaaaattttttctcaatcttcGCAAGGTTCTGAAATTGACATCTGTACAAGAAGTTGCCTTCGCGATAGCGTTGTTGCATTCTGAAAATCCAGATATCCAGACGTTAGCATTGGAACACATTAAAAAACAGCTACCTGAATTGATAAAGAATTACATAAACTCGGAAATAAGCAATAAACACCACGAAGGAGGTCTTCACGATTCGTCACCTGAGGTTCTACATCTCATACTGTCGCAGGCATTTCACGAACCCAACCAGTTTGGCCTGCCTATCGAAGCaaaggaaaaatttctcaagaaTTTAAGGCGTGATTTTCCCCGTGAGCTGGTACCGGTGGTGCTAGCACCACTCTTGTATCCAGGCGACGGGGAAATTCCGCAAGCAGCAATTGAATTAAACATGGCTTCCAATCCAATG GATGGAAATGCTTTGGTCGAGATGATTATGGAACTCGGATATGGGTTCACCAGTAGCGTTGACGAATGCCGCTCCGCCCTTGCTGGACTGGGGGCCCGAGAAATTACACCAACCGCAGCTGCTCGGGTGTTATCCCTCATGGCTCGTACATGTTCCGGTCTTGATGATGCTGGTGGTTTACAGTCATTCTGGGGAGGTTCCGGTGGCAATCAAGATTCCAGTAAAGAGAAATCTTCTGACGGCAGTACACCTACTACATGGAACGTCGAAGTGTTCATTCAGACTCTGAAAGATCTT CAATCTACTTTATCATGGAATGAGATCATAGTTAAACTTGACCACACTGATTTTATAATCAAGGACAGACAAGGCTTAAACCTGCTAATAACAGGCCTGCGTCTAGGTCTTCAGCATCTAGGATATCCTCTGGATATGTTCCCTGTTGAGTTATTTTACCGACATTGGGATAATGTAGAAGGTCAATTCTCATTGGTACAGCAAGTTCTGAAAAATCCGGACATATTTTGTTTTGCTGATTACCCGTACCATTCGGTAACAGTTGATGTTCTCAAAGCTGCACCAGAAGGCGACAGCAAGGAAGCCGGAACCTGGCGATCACTGAATGTAGTCGAACTTCTGCTTCACATGGCTGAACGAGGTTTATACGGCGCAGTTCAGGAAACATTCAAATGGCCTATTCAACATTGTCCGGACGTTCTCGTCCTGGCCCTACTTCAGATCAATCCCCCACTCACGATACTCCGGCAGGAATTGCTCAGCACTTTGATGCCGATTTTCCTTGGCAATCATCCGAATTCCGCTGTTATTTTACACCATGCTTGGCACGCCAACAATATTCCAATCAAGCCGATAATAATGCATGCCATGGCCGAGTGGTATTTGCGTGGGGAATATGATCAAACAAGGCTATCTCGAATCCTAGATGTGGCTCAGGATTTGAAGGCTCTTTCGATGCTTCTGAACGCCCAATCTTTTCCTTTTGTTATCGATCTGGCCTGTCTAGCCTCACGAAGAGAATATTTGAAACTGGAAAAGTGGCTTACAGATAAGATTAGAGATCACGGAGAATTGTTTGTTGCTGCTTGCGTAAAATTCCTACAACGAAGATGTCCGCACATTATGGGGCCCACTATGAAAGAAGACCCTTCAACTCCGAAGGCTACTCAACTTCCTCAGGAAACACTCAATACCATTCTTGCTTGCCTGCAAGTCTGCGCTGG AAATGTGTCTCAAGATTGTTCCGATGCGATTATGACAATGGTTCAGAACTGCAATCTAATGCTTAGTAAAGCAAGCCTAAGCAGACCACCTCCTGTCATTAGACACAGAGCGCTTGAACCGTTCAATCCTGCTACTTTAGGAGGACAG CTCTTTTCGTCATCGCAAGTTGATCCATTGGGAAATCTCAGCTCAAGTTTAGCTTCTATGGGCTTGAGCTCTAGTTTGGGACCTCCTAGCAGTTCTGCTTTTAATCTTCCTGGGGCCCTTGGTCCTTTGGTTTCTGCACCTGGTTCACCCTCACGCTTAATGGGTCCATCACCGAGCCCATTCCCTTTGATGCCGCTTTCCGCCCAGCTTCACGCAGGGCCCGTTGGAACGCAAGGACCATCAGTTGTACCGGGTGGTACAACGATAGCAGGATTAAGCCGTCTTGGTCCACCAAGTGGTATTGAAAAGGCTAGATTGCCAGAGACTTCGAATTTGTTTCCTGATATGTCGCAGAATGTATCTAAAGAAATTGAAGACGAAGCGAACAGCTATTTTCAACGCATATACAATCACCCTCCACATCCCACATTGTCGATTGACGAAGTActtgaaatgttgaaaaaatttcaagattccGGTAGCAAAAGAGAGCGTGATGTGTTCAACTGCATGTTGCGCAATTTGTTTGAAGAGTACCGTTTCTTTCCGCAATATCCTGATAAGGAATTGCATATAACAGCTCAATTGTTTGGAGGTATTATTGAGAGAGGGCTTGTTAACACTTATGTCGCCTTGGGATTGGCGTTACGCTGTGTTCTTGACGCTTTGAGAAAACCGGAGGCTAgtaaaatgtattattttgGAATCGCTGCATTGGACCGCTTCAAAAGTCGGTTAAAGGAATATCAGAAGTATTGCGAACATGTCAGGGCTATCCAACACTTCAGTGAATTCCCACCACATCTTATCGAGTATGTCGAATATGGCCTCCAGGGACAAGAACCTCCCACCAGACCTCAGGGTCAAGTACTTCCAAAGTCAATAGCTGCCATGCTAGCACCAGCTACTATTCCTTACAAAACTATCACTACAACGACTGTTACAACAACTACTACCCAAGCCAAACCATCTACAACTCCCACTACGTCGCTCTCTGCCAGG CCATCAATTGCAAATGCGACCAACATAGACACATTGCTTGTTGCCACGGATAAGGAGGAGAAGATTACAGCACCACCGGAAAGTTTGCAAGATAAAACtgcatttatattcaataatttGAGTCAGCTTAATCTGCAACAGAAATGTGATGAAATTCGAGAGATAGTTACCGAAGAGTACTGGCCATGGATGGCTCAGTATTTAGTTATGAAACGTGCTAgcattgaattgaatttccaTGCCCTTTATTCCAACTTTCTTGACTGTCTTAAAGTACCCGATGTGAATAAAATGGTCACCAGAGAAACTTTCCGAAACATCAAG GTACTGCTACGAAGCGACAAAGGAATAGCAAACTTTTCTGACCGCTCTCTATTGAAGAACTTGGGTCATTGGCTGGGAATGCTGACATTAGGAAGAAACAATCCAATCTTCCAT ATTGATATAGATTTGAAAAGCTTACTTGTCGAGGCGTATCACAAAGGTCAACAAGAACTCTTGTATGTTGTGCCATTCGTAGCTAAAGTATTGGAAAGCTGTGCAAAAAGCCGTGTCTTTCGTCCTCCCAATCCCTGGACTATGGCAATAATGAATGTTTTGGCTGAGTTACATCAGGAACCTGATCTAAAACTGaatctgaaatttgaaattgaggTGCTCTGCAAGAATCTGAGTATCGACGTATCC GAATTGAAGCCAGCCATCTATTTGAAAGATCCCGAAAAACTGAGAAACTTGGAATACCAATTATCACACCCGAATAAGAAACCAGAAGTCGCTGCAAATCCGCTCCCACCACAGCCTCCTGCTGAGGAACTTGTCAGACCAACAACAACTGGAACTGTAGTCCCACAACAGGCACCTCCTGTAAATACAACACCTTCATTGCCGACTAGTCCACCCGAACCACGATTCAATTACATGGATATATCAGTGACTGGTATTGCTTCACAGCACATCACTATCAACAACCAG CTGCCACTTTTCCAAGCACACCCACACCTCAAACAATTTGTGCGTTCCGCTGTTGAACGAGCTATTCAAGAGTGGATTCACCCTGTCGTAGATAGATCAATAAAAATAGCATTGACAACAAGTGAACAAATTGTCAGAAAAGATTTTGCACTCGACCCCGAAGAGATCAGGATGCGTACTGCTGCCCGTCATATGGTGCGCAATCTCACTGCTGGAATGGCCATGATAACGTGCCGAGAACAG GTACTCACTTCAATCAGCACAAACCTGAAGCAATCATTTGTAGCTGCACTGATGGGAACTACTCCACAACAAAAGGAGCTAGCTGAACAAGCGGCGAGTATAGTGGCTGCTGATAACATGGAACTTGCGTGCGCATTTGTACAGAAAACAGCGATTGAAAAAGCTATTCCTGAGATGGATAAGAGACTACTAAATGAGATAGAACTACGTAAGATTGCTAGACAAGAAGGAAGGAGGTACTGTGATCCCTTAGCTAAATATCAGGCAGAGAGAATGCCTGAACAAATAAGACTTAAAGTCGGAGGAGTTACTCCACAACAAATGGCTGTTTATGAGGAATTCGCAAGGAACATTCCAGGGTTTCTACCTCTTTCTGAACGTGACACTCAAGCTCTCTTTATGCCTAAGCCGGTCACT GAACCTGCTGCTACAGCATTCGCGGCAAATCCGGCAGTTGCAGTTGCTACACCTCAGCAAGTCGCAGCATATGCAGCTGCTGTTAACAATGACGAAGTTGGTGCCATGTTAGAAAAACTTGCCACAGAAGTAGATCTACTTTTGGCAGCTATGGGTCCAGGTGTTCCGCCACCACAACACGCTGCGCTACATGCACTTCTCGATTCTATCATCCTTACCAGAAGATCCAGGGACACTGGTGCTGCTATGGCGCTATTGAAAAAG GCTGTAGAAGGATTGCTAGATGGTCCCACCATTTCAACTGGTGTTAATGATGGAGAAATAATGCTGCGATACAGGGAATTACATCTTCGTATCCTTAAGTGCCTTCAAGATCCACGAGCTTATGGCATGCAGTGGACAAACAAACATGTAACTCGATGTTTAACGGAATGCAGAGAAGAGTTCCGTTACAATTTTGAAGCTGTCGATTACTTGATAAG ATCTCACTTGTTGAACCTACCGCAATTTGATTACGCTCTGGCTCAGGCAATGGATGCTGGTGCTGCCATGGCTACTGCTTTTGCTATGCAACTAGTGCAGCTCTATCTAATTGATGAGAGACAAACTACTCATGTTACGGAATCTGACTTATTCAATACAATTGAAATTCTAGCTAGAATGGCACATCATCGAGCACCACCTGAAGG GATTTCAATATTCAGGCTTACGAGTTTGATAGAATCATTACGGGCTAATCATGACCCAGCTGTACTGGCAGACAGAGCCCCAGCTGGACCAACTGCTCATATTCACTCAGGGATTCTCCAGGTGAGA ACTCGGGATTTCGACGATCCTCCTGGACTGATGGAAAAGACCGAATACTTGTTACGTGAATGGGTATCCATGCACCACAATCCAACGCACGCCCGTGATCCAACAAAAGCATTCGGAATGTTTGTCCACCAGATGAATATTCACGGAATATTAAAAACTGACGATCTCATTACACGATTCTTCAAGCTCAGTACACAAATGTGCGTTGATCTCTGCTACAGAGCACTGGGTGAACCAAATGCTGCTCCTTCTGTGGTGCGTGCGAAGTGCTTCCATACATTGGATGCCTTTGTTCGTCTTGTTGCGCTTTTGGTAAAGCATTCAGGGGACACTGCAAATACGCACACTAAAATCAACCTCCTGAACAAGGTTCTGGGCATTGTCGCCGGTGTTCTTCTGCAAGATCATGAAATGCGCGGAACGGACTTTCAACAGCTACCTTATCATCGAATATTTGTTATGCTGTTCCTTGAGCTGTGTGCTCCCGAACCTGTGCTTGAGGCCGTTAATTACCAAGTACTGACTGCCTTCTGCCACACGCTGCACATATTACGTCCAGCAAAGGCCTCAGGCTTTTGTTACGCTTGGTTGGAGCTGGTTTCGCACCGAGTATTTATTGGTCGTATGCTCGCTATTACTCCACAACAAAAATGCTGGGGCATGTACGCTCAGTTGCTCATTGATCTCTTCAAGTATCTTGCACCATATCTGCGCAATGCTGAGCTAGCAAAGCCAGTAACTCTCTTATACAAGGGGACGCTGCGAGTACTGTTGGTTTTATTACATGACTTCCCAGAATTTTTATGCGACTATCATTACGGATTCTGCGATGTGATACCCCCAAATTGTATTCAAATGAGAAACCTCATTCTCAGTGCTTTCCCGAGAAATATGCGCCTCCCCGATCCTTTTACCCCGAATTTGAAAGTCGACATGCTGCAAGAAATCGCCCATGCACCAAGAGTTCTATCGAACTTTGCCTCTATGATACAACCGCTTAGTTTCAAGAAAGAATTGGATTCATACTTGAAAGCCAGAGCCCCTGTTACTTTCCTTTCAGAACTTCGCAGTAACTTGCAGGTTTCACAGGAGGCTGGAATGCGCTACAATATTCAATTGATGAACGCCCTTGTTCTGTATGTCGGGACACAGGCTATAGCATTCATTCGTAGCAAAGGACATACTCCCAACATGTCGACAATTGCTCATGCCGCACACATGGATATATTCCAAAATCTAGCTGTTGATCTCGATACAGAAGGGCGTTACTTATTCCTAAATGCAATTGCAAATCAGTTGCGATATCCCAACAGTCATACGCATTATTTCAGTTGTACCTTGTTGTACCTATTCGCTGAAGCTAACACTGAAGCTATTCAAGAACAAATAACACGAGTCCTTCTTGAAAGGCTGATTGTCAACAGACCACATCCCTGGGGACTTCTCATTACCTTTATTGAACTCATTAAAAATCCTACCTACAACTTCTGGAAGCATGAGTTTGTCCACTGTGCACCAGAAATCGAAAA atTATTCGAATCAGTGGCTCGATCGTGTATGGTACAGAAACAGGTCCAGCCACCTCCAGAACCGGAGATCCCAGAGTGA